A region of Rhodospirillales bacterium DNA encodes the following proteins:
- a CDS encoding ABC transporter ATP-binding protein: MLRAEGVETHYGAIQALRGVDVEVRKGEIVALIGANGAGKSTLLMTIFGAPRASAGRILFEERDITRVPTHEIARAGIAQVPEGRRIFARMTVYENLQMGAVFADPAGFDRDIERVFALFPRLKERRDQRGGTLSGGEQQMLAIARALMGHPRLLLLDEPSLGLAPLIVRQIFETIRAINRDEGVTVFLVEQNAHQALRLADRGYVLVNGRVTLSGAGAELLANEEIRAAYLGGH, from the coding sequence ATGCTCCGAGCGGAGGGCGTCGAGACCCACTACGGCGCCATCCAGGCGCTGCGTGGCGTCGACGTCGAGGTGCGCAAGGGCGAGATCGTGGCGTTGATCGGCGCCAACGGCGCCGGCAAGTCGACCCTGCTGATGACCATCTTCGGCGCGCCGCGCGCCAGCGCCGGGCGGATCCTGTTCGAGGAGCGCGACATAACGCGCGTGCCGACCCACGAGATCGCCCGCGCCGGCATCGCCCAGGTGCCGGAGGGCCGGCGCATCTTCGCGCGCATGACCGTCTACGAGAACCTCCAGATGGGGGCGGTGTTCGCCGATCCCGCCGGATTCGACCGCGACATCGAGCGCGTCTTCGCGCTGTTCCCGCGCCTCAAGGAGCGCCGCGACCAGCGCGGCGGCACCTTGTCGGGCGGCGAGCAGCAGATGCTGGCGATCGCCCGCGCGTTGATGGGCCATCCGCGCCTGCTGCTGCTCGACGAGCCGTCGCTCGGGCTGGCGCCGTTGATCGTTCGGCAGATCTTCGAGACGATCCGCGCCATCAACCGCGACGAGGGCGTCACCGTGTTCCTGGTGGAGCAGAACGCCCACCAGGCGCTGCGGCTGGCCGACCGCGGCTACGTGCTGGTCAACGGCCGCGTGACGCTGTCGGGCGCCGGCGCCGAGCTCCTCGCCAACGAGGAGATCCGCGCCGCCTATCTGGGCGGCCACTAG
- a CDS encoding helix-turn-helix domain-containing protein gives MPAAAPSTCCAPPRPRSIPTPRWTTTSGKSSPIWCAALEREGVATDASLRDRARRRVLAFIRDNLGDPTLRLDTIAAGIGYSKRYLHKLFETERETLDAALWRLRLERARRDFADPAQAGRSITGIAFSWGFSSWSHFSRAFRDRYGVPPRRFRTMAAGGGAD, from the coding sequence ATGCCGGCCGCGGCGCCTTCGACCTGCTGCGCTCCGCCCAGGCCGCGCTCGATTCCGACGCCGCGCTGGACGACGACCTCGGGGAAATCCTCGCCGATCTGGTGCGCCGCGCTCGAGCGCGAGGGGGTGGCGACCGACGCCTCGCTGCGCGACCGCGCGCGCCGCCGCGTGCTGGCGTTCATCCGCGACAATCTCGGCGATCCGACACTTCGGTTGGACACGATCGCGGCGGGGATCGGCTACTCGAAGCGCTACCTGCACAAGCTGTTCGAGACCGAGCGCGAGACACTCGACGCGGCGCTGTGGCGGCTGCGGCTGGAGCGCGCCCGCCGCGATTTCGCCGATCCGGCGCAGGCCGGGCGCTCGATCACCGGGATCGCGTTCTCGTGGGGCTTCAGCAGCTGGTCGCATTTCAGCCGCGCGTTCCGCGACCGCTACGGCGTCCCGCCGCGGCGGTTCCGGACGATGGCGGCCGGCGGCGGCGCCGACTGA
- a CDS encoding ABC transporter ATP-binding protein, which yields MTAPLLDVEHLTMRFGGLVAIDDVSFRAAPREITAIIGPNGAGKTTVFNCLTGFYRPTSGRIALRHGGGEFLLERMAGFQIAARARVARTFQNIRLFPAMSALENLMVAQHNRLMRASGYTLLGVLGIGGYPAAERAAVAKAAAWLERIGLTDAADRPAGELPYGSQRRLEIARAMCTDPALLCLDEPAAGLNPRESEELNVLLRSIRDMDGVGVLLIEHDMTVVMAISDRVVVLDYGRKIADGAPAAVRADPAVIRAYLGEDEDAPSVAHG from the coding sequence ATGACCGCGCCACTGCTCGACGTCGAGCATCTCACGATGCGCTTCGGCGGCCTCGTGGCGATCGATGACGTGTCGTTCCGCGCCGCGCCGCGCGAGATCACCGCCATCATCGGTCCCAACGGCGCCGGCAAGACGACGGTGTTCAACTGCCTCACCGGCTTCTACCGCCCGACCAGCGGCCGCATCGCGCTGCGCCACGGCGGCGGCGAGTTCCTGCTGGAGCGGATGGCCGGGTTCCAGATCGCGGCCCGCGCCCGCGTCGCGCGCACGTTCCAGAACATCCGCCTCTTCCCGGCCATGAGCGCGCTCGAGAACCTGATGGTGGCGCAGCACAACCGGCTGATGCGGGCGTCCGGCTACACGCTGCTCGGCGTGCTCGGAATTGGCGGCTATCCGGCGGCGGAGCGCGCCGCGGTCGCCAAGGCCGCGGCCTGGCTGGAGCGCATCGGCCTCACCGACGCGGCCGACCGGCCGGCCGGCGAACTGCCCTATGGCAGCCAGCGCCGGCTGGAGATCGCCAGGGCGATGTGCACCGATCCGGCGCTGCTGTGCCTCGACGAGCCGGCGGCGGGTCTCAATCCGCGCGAATCGGAGGAGCTCAACGTCCTGCTGCGCTCGATCCGCGACATGGACGGCGTGGGCGTGCTTCTGATCGAGCACGACATGACGGTGGTGATGGCGATCTCGGACCGCGTCGTGGTGCTCGACTACGGCCGCAAGATCGCCGACGGCGCGCCGGCCGCCGTGCGCGCCGACCCGGCGGTGATCCGCGCCTATCTCGGCGAGGATGAAGACGCACCGTCGGTCGCCCATGGCTGA
- the livM gene encoding high-affinity branched-chain amino acid ABC transporter permease LivM, whose protein sequence is MAAPTARSAIPPAAAAGGLAAALIDAAVTAGVALALGFFVVGFRTVDFGSGKGLQFDYRLVDVLVGTAIVFIGRLGLTLTATLPAATIGIGVAALALSWLAPFPSGFLKLVCGAAGATLALRGAFAVLRANRQGGLAVDDLSAKAGDLARVAFPWLGAALLACAVALPFMPFADQKVMDLGILILTYVMLGWGLNIVVGLAGLLDLGYVAFYAVGAYAYALLATQHGLSFWLCLPVAGIMAAMFGVLLGFPVLRLRGDYLAIVTLGFGEIVRIVLLNWTDFTQGPAGIGGIPGATLLGHVFAESAPEGEKAFHEWMGIPFHANHRLIFLYFVILALALVTNWVTLRLRRLPVGRAWEALREDEIACQALGINPTNTKLTAFAIGAMFAGFAGTFFAAKQRFISPESFVFIESAIILAIVVLGGMGSQMGVVLASILLIGLPEWFRDLGQYRMLAFGLAMVLIMVFKPRGLIEHRDPTVRLKATGGGGGRR, encoded by the coding sequence ATGGCCGCTCCGACCGCGCGGTCCGCCATCCCGCCGGCCGCCGCCGCCGGCGGCCTCGCCGCCGCCTTGATCGACGCCGCGGTGACCGCCGGCGTGGCGTTGGCGCTGGGCTTCTTCGTGGTGGGGTTCCGCACCGTCGATTTCGGATCGGGCAAGGGCCTCCAGTTCGACTACCGCCTGGTCGACGTGCTTGTCGGCACGGCGATCGTGTTCATCGGCCGGCTCGGCTTGACGCTGACGGCGACCTTGCCGGCGGCGACCATCGGGATCGGCGTCGCGGCGCTGGCGCTGTCGTGGCTGGCGCCGTTCCCGTCGGGCTTCCTGAAGCTGGTCTGCGGCGCCGCCGGCGCGACCCTGGCGTTGCGCGGCGCCTTCGCGGTGTTGCGCGCCAACCGGCAGGGCGGGCTGGCCGTCGACGATCTGTCGGCGAAGGCCGGCGATCTGGCGCGCGTGGCGTTCCCCTGGCTGGGCGCCGCGCTGCTGGCCTGCGCCGTCGCGCTGCCGTTCATGCCGTTCGCCGACCAGAAGGTGATGGACCTCGGCATCCTGATCCTGACCTACGTGATGCTGGGCTGGGGGCTGAACATCGTCGTCGGCCTCGCCGGCTTGCTCGATCTCGGCTACGTCGCGTTCTACGCCGTCGGCGCCTACGCCTACGCGTTGCTGGCGACGCAGCACGGGCTGAGTTTCTGGCTGTGCCTGCCCGTCGCGGGGATCATGGCGGCGATGTTCGGCGTGCTGCTGGGCTTCCCGGTGCTGCGCCTGCGCGGCGACTATCTGGCGATCGTCACGCTCGGCTTCGGCGAGATCGTGCGCATCGTCCTGCTGAACTGGACGGATTTCACGCAGGGGCCGGCGGGCATCGGCGGCATTCCCGGCGCCACCCTGCTGGGGCACGTCTTCGCCGAGTCGGCGCCCGAGGGCGAGAAGGCCTTCCACGAATGGATGGGGATTCCGTTCCACGCCAACCACCGCCTGATCTTCCTCTATTTCGTCATCCTGGCGCTGGCGCTGGTGACCAACTGGGTGACGCTGCGGCTGCGCCGCCTGCCGGTCGGCCGCGCATGGGAGGCCTTGCGCGAGGACGAGATCGCCTGCCAGGCGCTGGGCATCAATCCGACCAACACCAAGCTCACGGCCTTCGCCATCGGCGCGATGTTCGCGGGCTTCGCCGGCACGTTCTTCGCGGCCAAGCAGCGCTTCATCAGCCCGGAGAGCTTCGTCTTCATCGAGTCCGCGATCATCCTCGCCATCGTCGTGCTCGGCGGCATGGGCAGCCAGATGGGCGTCGTGCTCGCGTCGATCCTGCTGATCGGCCTGCCGGAATGGTTCCGCGACCTCGGGCAGTACCGCATGCTGGCGTTCGGGCTGGCCATGGTCCTGATCATGGTGTTCAAGCCGCGCGGCCTGATCGAGCACCGCGATCCGACCGTGAGGTTGAAAGCGACCGGCGGCGGAGGCGGGCGGCGATGA
- a CDS encoding riboflavin synthase, giving the protein MFTGIITDVGEVTAVVPGTATGDRRFTIATAFDVDSVDLGASICCAGCCLTVTSKGRDGGRGWFTVDVSGESLSKTTLGDWSVGRRINLERSLKFGDELGGHLVYGHVDGVGRIVSATPEGGSVRYVFEAPDAIAGYIASKGSVAVDGVSLTVNEVDGARFGVNIIPHTRAATTFGAAGAGDRVNLEADMLARYVARLLERTRT; this is encoded by the coding sequence ATGTTCACAGGCATCATCACCGACGTCGGCGAGGTGACGGCCGTCGTGCCGGGCACCGCCACGGGCGACCGGCGCTTCACCATCGCCACGGCGTTCGACGTCGACTCGGTCGATCTCGGCGCCTCGATCTGCTGCGCCGGGTGCTGCCTGACGGTCACCTCCAAGGGCCGGGATGGCGGCCGCGGCTGGTTCACGGTCGATGTCTCGGGGGAATCCCTGTCGAAGACGACCCTGGGCGACTGGTCGGTAGGCCGCAGGATCAATCTCGAACGCTCGCTCAAGTTCGGCGACGAGCTGGGCGGCCACCTCGTCTACGGCCACGTCGACGGCGTCGGCCGCATCGTGTCGGCGACGCCCGAAGGCGGCAGCGTGCGCTACGTTTTCGAGGCGCCCGACGCCATCGCCGGCTACATCGCCTCGAAGGGATCCGTGGCGGTCGACGGCGTGTCGCTGACCGTGAACGAGGTCGACGGCGCCCGTTTCGGCGTCAACATCATCCCGCACACCCGGGCCGCCACGACGTTCGGCGCGGCCGGGGCGGGCGACCGGGTCAACCTTGAGGCCGACATGCTCGCGCGCTACGTTGCGCGCCTGCTCGAAAGGACGCGCACATGA
- the nrdR gene encoding transcriptional repressor NrdR, translated as MRCPFCGNDDTQVKDSRPTDDNSAIRRRRYCPACGSRFTTFERVQLRELTVLKKNGQRVAFDRDKLARSIQTACRKRPVDPERIERVVNGIVRRLESSGESEINSTQVGELVMDALRALDPVAYVRFASVYKNFREAKDFEDFVSDLGDVVKE; from the coding sequence ATGCGCTGTCCATTCTGCGGCAACGACGACACCCAGGTGAAGGACTCGCGTCCCACCGACGACAACTCCGCGATCCGTCGGCGCCGGTACTGCCCGGCCTGCGGCTCGCGCTTCACGACGTTCGAGCGCGTGCAGCTGCGCGAGCTCACCGTGCTGAAGAAGAACGGCCAGCGCGTCGCCTTCGACCGCGACAAGCTGGCGCGTTCCATCCAGACGGCGTGCCGCAAGCGGCCGGTCGATCCCGAGCGCATCGAGCGGGTGGTCAACGGCATCGTGCGCCGGCTCGAGAGCTCGGGCGAGAGCGAGATCAACTCGACCCAGGTCGGCGAGCTGGTGATGGACGCGCTGCGCGCGCTCGATCCAGTGGCCTACGTGCGCTTCGCCTCGGTCTACAAGAATTTCCGCGAGGCCAAGGATTTCGAGGATTTCGTCAGCGACCTCGGCGACGTCGTGAAGGAGTGA
- the nusB gene encoding transcription antitermination factor NusB: MTTSAPAGKPAPGRLRRSLARLSAVQAVYQLLAGDDAGADIVEQFLNFRAADSGDAGMSPDAERPFFKALVQGVDADRAALVALVEEGQAESWPWKRLDRLIQAIILTGAWELKGRVDVPARVVITEYMHITSAFYQGRESGFVNASLDRLARRLRPDEFTATDAPVAPAEPAPDGV, from the coding sequence GTGACGACATCAGCGCCGGCCGGAAAGCCGGCGCCGGGGCGCCTGCGGCGCAGCCTCGCCCGTCTCTCGGCCGTGCAGGCGGTGTACCAGCTGCTGGCCGGCGACGACGCCGGCGCGGATATCGTCGAGCAGTTCCTGAATTTCCGCGCCGCCGACTCCGGCGACGCCGGCATGTCGCCGGACGCCGAGCGGCCGTTCTTCAAGGCGTTGGTCCAGGGTGTCGACGCCGACCGCGCCGCGCTGGTGGCGCTGGTCGAGGAGGGGCAGGCCGAGAGCTGGCCGTGGAAGCGGCTCGACCGGCTGATCCAGGCCATCATCCTGACCGGCGCGTGGGAGCTGAAGGGGCGCGTCGACGTGCCGGCGCGCGTGGTCATCACCGAGTACATGCACATCACCTCGGCGTTCTACCAGGGCCGCGAGTCGGGCTTCGTCAACGCGTCGCTGGACCGGCTGGCGCGGCGCCTGCGGCCCGACGAGTTCACCGCGACGGACGCGCCCGTGGCGCCCGCCGAGCCGGCGCCGGACGGCGTCTGA
- a CDS encoding 6,7-dimethyl-8-ribityllumazine synthase codes for MAEAQRGARPLVTPLPAGARVLIVEARFYEALADEMAAGAAAELARNGAAVERIAVPGAFEIPGAIAMAADCGRYHGYIALGCVIRGDTSHYDYVCGESARGLMDLAVQRRLAIGYGILTVENEAQAWVRARRSEGDKGADAAHAALRMMSLRITHGSAS; via the coding sequence ATGGCCGAGGCGCAGCGCGGCGCGCGACCGCTGGTCACGCCGCTGCCGGCGGGCGCGAGGGTGTTGATCGTCGAGGCGCGCTTCTACGAGGCGTTGGCCGACGAGATGGCGGCCGGAGCCGCCGCCGAGCTGGCGCGCAACGGCGCCGCCGTCGAGCGGATCGCCGTGCCCGGCGCGTTCGAGATCCCGGGCGCCATCGCCATGGCCGCCGATTGCGGCCGCTACCACGGCTACATCGCGCTGGGCTGCGTCATCCGCGGCGACACCAGCCACTACGACTACGTCTGCGGCGAGAGCGCCCGCGGCTTGATGGATCTCGCGGTCCAGCGCCGGCTGGCGATCGGCTACGGCATCCTGACGGTCGAGAACGAGGCGCAGGCCTGGGTCCGGGCGCGCCGGAGCGAAGGCGACAAGGGCGCCGACGCCGCGCACGCCGCCCTGCGCATGATGTCGCTGCGGATCACCCACGGGAGCGCATCGTGA
- a CDS encoding ABC transporter substrate-binding protein — translation MKRYVWTLGTATAMALALGAGPALSQIKIAAAGPMTGSNASFGEQLKRGAEMAVAEINAAGGVNGQKLELSIGDDACDPKQATAVANKLVSDKVVFVAGHFCSGSSIPASKIYKEGKVLQITPASTNPKLTEEAFTEKNPLVFRTCGRDDVQGKTVGAYIIKNMKTKKIAILHDKSPYGKGVADETKKAMNAGGVKEAMYEAYTDSDKDFTALISKMKQAKIDVIILGGYHTAGGLIIKQSKEQGLAAQLIGFDSLVTDEFGQIAGAASDGVLMTFPPDPTLDPKNKALVEKFKADKYNPEGYTLFSYAAVKVWAAAANGAKTTDATKVAAAMRAGSYDTPVGRLAFDAKGDIKNPEYVFFEWKGGKYAQKK, via the coding sequence ATGAAGAGATACGTCTGGACGCTGGGAACGGCGACGGCGATGGCCTTGGCGCTCGGCGCCGGCCCGGCGCTGTCGCAGATCAAGATCGCGGCCGCCGGCCCGATGACGGGCTCCAACGCCTCGTTCGGCGAGCAGCTCAAGCGCGGCGCCGAGATGGCGGTGGCGGAGATCAACGCCGCCGGCGGGGTCAACGGCCAGAAGCTCGAGCTGTCGATCGGCGACGACGCCTGCGATCCAAAGCAGGCGACCGCCGTGGCCAACAAGCTCGTGTCCGACAAGGTCGTGTTCGTGGCCGGCCATTTCTGCTCCGGCTCCTCGATCCCGGCGTCGAAGATCTACAAGGAGGGCAAGGTCCTCCAGATCACGCCGGCCTCGACCAATCCGAAGCTGACCGAGGAGGCCTTCACCGAGAAGAACCCGCTGGTGTTCCGCACCTGCGGCCGCGACGACGTCCAGGGCAAGACCGTCGGCGCGTACATCATCAAGAACATGAAGACGAAGAAGATCGCGATCCTGCACGACAAGTCGCCCTACGGTAAGGGCGTCGCCGACGAGACCAAGAAGGCGATGAACGCCGGCGGCGTGAAGGAGGCGATGTACGAGGCCTACACCGACTCCGACAAGGACTTCACCGCGCTCATCAGCAAGATGAAGCAGGCGAAGATCGACGTGATCATCCTCGGCGGCTACCACACCGCCGGCGGCCTGATCATCAAGCAGTCGAAGGAGCAGGGCCTGGCGGCGCAGCTGATCGGCTTCGACTCGCTGGTCACCGACGAGTTCGGCCAGATCGCCGGCGCCGCGTCCGACGGCGTGCTGATGACCTTCCCGCCCGACCCGACCCTCGACCCGAAGAACAAGGCGCTGGTCGAGAAGTTCAAGGCCGACAAGTACAATCCCGAGGGCTACACGCTGTTCAGCTACGCCGCCGTGAAGGTGTGGGCGGCGGCGGCCAACGGCGCCAAGACCACGGACGCGACCAAGGTCGCCGCGGCGATGCGCGCCGGCAGCTACGACACCCCGGTCGGCCGCCTGGCGTTCGACGCCAAGGGCGACATCAAGAACCCGGAGTACGTGTTCTTCGAGTGGAAGGGCGGCAAGTACGCCCAGAAGAAGTAA
- the rpiB gene encoding ribose 5-phosphate isomerase B codes for MSAQTVAMASDHAGFDLKEVLKEDLRAAGHAVLDLGTHSTASVDYPDFGRALAAAIRDGQAGRGVLVCGTGIGVSIAANREPAVRAAVVHDVTTARLSRQHNDANVIALGARIVGTEVAKDCLRAFLETPFEGGRHAGRVAKLAAR; via the coding sequence ATGTCGGCGCAAACCGTAGCGATGGCGTCCGATCACGCCGGTTTCGATCTCAAGGAGGTCCTCAAGGAGGATCTCCGGGCGGCCGGCCATGCCGTCCTCGACCTTGGCACCCACTCGACCGCCTCGGTCGACTACCCGGATTTCGGTCGCGCGCTGGCCGCGGCGATCCGCGACGGCCAGGCTGGACGCGGCGTCCTGGTCTGCGGCACCGGCATTGGCGTCTCGATCGCCGCGAACCGCGAGCCGGCCGTCCGGGCCGCCGTGGTGCACGACGTCACCACGGCGCGGCTGTCGCGCCAGCACAACGACGCCAACGTGATCGCTCTGGGCGCCCGGATCGTGGGGACGGAGGTCGCCAAGGACTGCCTGCGGGCGTTCCTCGAGACGCCGTTCGAGGGTGGCCGCCACGCCGGGCGCGTCGCCAAGCTCGCCGCCCGCTGA
- a CDS encoding serine hydroxymethyltransferase, with protein MNATAPAAAKTAAIVPPGFFSAGVGETDPAIKHVLDAELARQKDWIELIASENIVSQAVLDAQGSVLTNKYAEGYPGRRYYGGCEEVDEAETLAIERACKLFDCAFANVQPHSGAQANQAVFFALMKPGDTFLGMSLNEGGHLTHGSPANQSGKWFNVVSYGVRPGDQLIDYDAMERTARERRPKVIVAGASAYSRQIDFARFRKVADEIGAFFMVDMAHYAGLVAAGVYPSPLPHAHVVTTTTHKTLRGPRGGMILSNDAELGKKINSAVFPGLQGGPLMHVIAAKAVAFGEALRPEFAVYARQVVENAKVLAATLVERGLAIVSGGTDSHLMLVDLRPKRTTGAAAEKALDRAGLTANKNGIPNDPEKPAVTSGIRLGTPAGTTRGFGPAEFRQVGNLMADVLDGLSTNSPDGNRLVEEKVRAQALELCRRFPIYR; from the coding sequence ATGAACGCCACCGCCCCAGCCGCCGCCAAGACCGCCGCCATCGTCCCGCCGGGCTTCTTCAGCGCCGGCGTCGGCGAGACCGATCCGGCGATCAAGCACGTCCTCGACGCCGAGCTGGCCCGCCAGAAGGACTGGATCGAGCTGATCGCTTCCGAGAACATCGTCTCGCAGGCCGTGCTCGACGCGCAGGGCTCGGTGCTGACCAACAAGTATGCCGAAGGCTATCCCGGCCGGCGCTATTACGGCGGCTGCGAGGAGGTCGACGAGGCCGAGACTCTCGCCATCGAGCGGGCCTGCAAGCTGTTCGACTGCGCCTTCGCCAACGTCCAGCCGCATTCCGGCGCCCAGGCCAACCAGGCCGTGTTCTTCGCGCTGATGAAGCCCGGCGACACCTTCCTCGGCATGTCATTGAACGAGGGCGGCCATCTCACCCACGGCTCGCCGGCCAACCAGTCCGGCAAGTGGTTCAACGTCGTGTCCTACGGCGTGCGGCCGGGCGACCAGCTGATCGACTACGACGCGATGGAGCGGACGGCGCGCGAGAGGCGCCCGAAGGTGATCGTCGCCGGCGCCTCCGCCTATTCGCGGCAGATCGACTTCGCGCGCTTCCGCAAGGTGGCCGACGAGATCGGCGCGTTCTTCATGGTCGACATGGCGCACTACGCCGGTCTGGTCGCGGCCGGCGTCTATCCCAGCCCGCTGCCGCACGCGCACGTCGTGACGACGACGACGCACAAGACCCTGCGCGGGCCGCGCGGCGGGATGATCCTCTCCAACGACGCCGAGCTGGGCAAGAAGATCAACTCCGCGGTGTTCCCCGGCCTGCAGGGCGGGCCGCTGATGCACGTCATCGCCGCCAAGGCCGTCGCGTTCGGAGAGGCGCTGCGGCCGGAGTTCGCGGTCTACGCCCGCCAGGTGGTCGAGAACGCCAAGGTGCTGGCGGCGACCCTGGTCGAGCGCGGCCTCGCGATCGTCTCCGGCGGCACCGACAGCCATCTCATGCTGGTCGATCTGCGGCCGAAGAGGACGACCGGCGCGGCGGCCGAGAAGGCGCTGGACCGCGCCGGCCTCACCGCCAACAAGAACGGCATCCCGAACGATCCGGAGAAGCCGGCGGTGACCTCGGGCATCCGCCTCGGCACGCCGGCGGGCACCACCCGGGGCTTCGGCCCGGCCGAGTTCCGACAGGTCGGCAATCTGATGGCCGACGTGCTCGACGGCCTGTCGACCAACAGCCCGGACGGCAACCGTCTGGTCGAGGAGAAGGTGCGGGCTCAGGCGCTGGAGTTGTGCCGCCGGTTTCCGATCTATCGATAG